The Rhineura floridana isolate rRhiFlo1 chromosome 15, rRhiFlo1.hap2, whole genome shotgun sequence genome window below encodes:
- the HIPK4 gene encoding homeodomain-interacting protein kinase 4, which produces MVTIESESDFYDVFEILGKGTFGEVVKSWKRSTGEMVAIKILKNDSYRSRIIKNELKLLQTMSEVDSEESHIVQFHEFFHDELKFYLVFELLEQNLFDFQKEHNFSPLPVRHIRTVTMQVLRALAKLKELSIIHADLKPENIMLVDQVRYPFQVKVIDFGSASIFNEVRYVKEPYIQSRFYRAPEILLGLPFCEKVDVWSLGCVMAELHLGWPLYPGNNEYDQIRYICETQGMPRPTLLNAARKAHLFFKRSQHPEVVNSWQLKTPAEYLADTKVKSVERRKYVLKSLDQMEAVNVHKMIYPDTEALAEYFDLRSMVELIKRMLTWDSHERITPSAALKHPYVSMQPLKQNYDLTQYYQFCLRSLHESLPNHSKATEEDTQLYSAMEEEHFYSAQEPFKEETAHGIQRTTSQMDDLSIAEASREVPLKVWGEGSSGGLYEPLPGPVEAAVSGRRKPILQNLRLRQEQGQQEPIPAYYRNRHSSPKHRKASHHAKSDPTFENLILLGQYSPEDTPAWEKESNTSTASLPESNMREDPNYPKGLLLSPTTQRAQTEVFEPATQPPGPNSWLTNDNWLAEHGMERAPLKAVLQASRNRHQLQPYLQHIASHH; this is translated from the exons ATGGTCACAATTGAGTCGGAATCGGACTTCTACGACGTTTTTGAGATCCTGGGAAAGGGCACATTTGGGGAAGTGGTGAAAAGCTGGAAGCGTAGCACAGGGGAGATGGTGGCCATAAAAATCCTGAAGAATGACTCCTACCGGAGCAGGATCATCAAGAACGAGCTGAAGCTGCTACAGACCATGTCAGAAGTGGACTCAGAGGAGTCTCACATTGTCCAGTTCCACGAGTTCTTCCATGATGAGTTGAAGTTCTACCTGGTGTTTGAGTTGTTGGAGCAAAACCTCTTTGACTTCCAAAAAGAGCACAACTTCTCCCCTTTGCCGGTCCGGCACATTCGCACAGTGACCATGCAAGTGCTGAGAGCCCTGGCCAAGCTGAAAGAGCTTTCCATCATCCATGCAGACCTGAAGCCTGAGAACATCATGCTGGTTGACCAGGTGAGATACCCTTTCCAAGTCAAGGTGATTGACTTTGGTTCAGCCAGCATCTTCAACGAAGTGCGCTATGTCAAAGAGCCTTACATCCAGTCCCGATTCTACCGGGCGCCAGAGATATTGCTGGGCCTGCCATTCTGCGAGAAGGTGGACGTGTGGTCCTTGGGCTGTGTGATGGCAGAGCTACACCTCGGCTGGCCACTCTACCCTGGGAACAATGAGTATGACCAAATCCGGTACATCTGTGAGACTCAAGGGATGCCCAGGCCCACCCTCCTCAATGCAGCAAGGAAAGCCCACCTCTTTTTCAAAAGGAGTCAGCACCCAGAGGTGGTGAATTCCTGGCAGTTGAAAACCCCAGCAGAGTACCTGGCAGACACCAAGGTGAAGTCCGTGGAGAGGAGGAAATACGTGCTCAAGTCCCTGGATCAGATGGAGGCAGTGAATGTCCACAAGATGATCTACCCGGACACTGAGGCCCTGGCTGAATACTTTGACCTCAGGAGCATGGTGGAACTCATCAAGAGGATGCTGACCTGGGACTCCCATGAGCGCATCACCCCCAGTGCAGCCCTGAAGCACCCCTATGTTTCCATGCAGCCACTCAAGCAGAACTATGACCTCACCCAGTATTACCAGTTCTGCCTACGGAGCCTCCACGAGTCGCTGCCCAACCACAGCAAGGCCACAGAGGAAGACACACAGCTCTACAGTGCCATGGAAGAGGAGCACTTTTACTCCGCTCAGGAGCCGTTCAAGGAGGAGACCGCGCACGGCATCCAGAGGACCACCAGCCAAATGGACGATCTCAGCATTGCTGAGGCAAGCCGGGAGGTGCCTCTGAAAGTGTGGGGCGAAGGGTCCAGTGGAGGGCTTTACGAGCCTCTCCCTGGGCCTGTAGAGGCGGCAGTGTCTGGTCGGCGCAAGCCCATCCTCCAGAACCTCCGGTTGCGGCAGGAGCAGGGTCAGCAGGAGCCTATCCCAGCCTACTACAGGAACCGGCACAGCAGTCCCAAGCACCGCAAGGCCTCCCACCATGCTAAATCCGACCCTACCTTTGAAAACCTGATCCTGCTGGGGCAATATTCTCCTGAAGACACACCGGCTtgggagaaggaaagcaacacCAGCACGGCTTCTCTGCCAGAATCCAACATGAGGGAGGATCCCAACTACCCAAAGGGCCTGCTGCTTTCGCCCACCACTCAG AGAGCGCAGACTGAGGTGTTTGAGCCAGCCACACAGCCGCCCGGGCCCAACTCCTGGCTGACTAATGACAACTGGCTGGCAGAGCACGGCATGGAAAGGGCCCCCCTCAAGGCAGTGCTGCAGGCTTCCCGGAACCGCCACCAGCTACAGCCTTACCTGCAACACattgccagccaccactga